The Corynebacterium auriscanis genome includes the window GGACCGCCGTACAGGGCTGCACCGGCTCCAATGATCGCGGATAAAATGCTGGTAGCTAGCGATACGGCAACGGCGATAGTCAGTGAGCGACCTAACCCATGGACGGTTTGCGCGAATAGGTCGTGGCCGGCGTCGGTAGTGCCAAAAAGGTGTTCAGAATCCGGCTTGGTTGCCAAGTTGAGGAAGTCGGGATCATCGAATTTCCACTCCGTGAACATGCCACCGAACAGCGAGAAAAAGATGAGGCCTACGAAGATCAACAGCCCGACAACTGCCAGCTTATTGCGTACGAATCGCTTGGCGTACAGTTTTAGTTTGCCGTTGTTGGTTTTCTTTCCTGCTTTCTTATCGACGCCCCTCGCCAACTCGTCTTCGCTGTGAATAGGGCGCTTAAGGTCTGCTTGGTTGGGATTGGTCATGCTAGCTCACCCTTACGCGAGGATCGAGGGCCACGACGACGAGATCGGCCAAGATGGCGGAGACAGCAACCATGAGTGCGCCGAATGCCGCAACGGCCACCACTCCGTGGATGTCGTTCTTGGAAATTGTTTCGATGAAGTATTGACCCATGCCACGCCAAGCGAAAATGCGCTCAGTCATCACGGCGCCGGTGAAGATTCCTGGTACGGAAAAGGCAACGGATGTGGCTACGGGAATAATGGACGTGCGCAGCGCGTGTTTCCGAATGGCTTGCCCGCGGGTCAGCCCCTTGGCCCGTGCGGTACGAACGTAATCCGCGTTGAGATTGTCGAGCAGCAGGGAACGCTGCATCATGTGGTAGCCGGCGTAGCTGATGATGATCAGTGAGATGGTGGGTAGCGCAAGGTGCTGCAAGGTATCCACTAATTTCGGGAAAAATCCCTCGATATTGGGGTTGGCGGCACCGGTGACGTAGAAAATGCGCTTTCCCGATGCCTCATTGATCTTGAGGGCGATAGCGACCACAGCAATGGAGGCAACCACCACGTGGGTGTTCATGGTGATGATCGATATTCCCTGCCATGCGCGGTCGCCGAACTTGTACTGCCGTGATGCGGTATACACACCTACAGCCACGCCGAGCACGACGGAAATGATCGTGGCCAGGAGCAATAACTGGGCTGATACCCAAATGCGATAACTAATCTCCCCGTTCACGGGCACACCGATGGGCGAGTTGCCCCAGTCCCAGTGGAACAGAATTCCCGATAGCCACGTCCACCATCTTTCTAGTAGAGGTGTTTCGGGGGATAGGTTTTGCGCTTCTAGAAGTCGGTTGACTTCCTCGGGTTGCAAGGGAGGGCGCCGCCCTACGTAGTTGGATCGGGGGTCAAGGAAGAGTGAGGCTAGGAAATAGGTGAGATTGGTGGCGAGAAAAATCACCACAAGCCAAGTTATTACTTTCTTGGCTAGGTACTTGATCATCAGCGACGACTTTTCTACTGGGGTACAGAGTTTCGTTGCAGCCTCGCCCTTGTGGGCGAGTTGCCTAGCGACGTGGTTCGGTCCGGAGGCGGAGTTGGACTTGCCGGGTTATCCAGCGGGGCCAGGTTGGCTTCGAGAAGGAGCCGGTCGCGGTATGGCAATAGTTACCAGTAGGTAAACATCAGCCGAGGGGAATTGAAGAAAAAAGACTGAGAAAAAGATTGGCGAAAGCATTCACTGCCGCAAAAGTGCAGTTCGCTCACGGGTTCGGCCGAACGGAAACAGCGGGCTGGTCGCCGCGACATGACTAGCTCTGATGCGCCGCACCAATGGGAAGGAGCCAAGTGGCCATAAATCTATGCGCATCGCAGGCGGGGTTGGCAGGCAGAGGTGTGGTGGGTGTGTGGTGGTGGGTTGGTTTGTTGGTGAGGATTCCTTGGGGTTGTGTGGGGTTGGTGTTGGTTGGTGTGTGGTGGTGGGTTGGTGTTGTGTGTTGTGGTGTTTTGGTGGTGTGAGCTGGGGATTTGTGGTTGGTGTGTGGGGTGTGTAGATTTATGCAAGTCAGCGCGACGGGCTGCCCCGTGTTTGTAAGGCTTTTTTGCTTGCCGATGGTGGTGAGTGTGGCTGGGGTGTGTGTTGTGTTGGTTGTTAGGTAAGTAGCACGTTGGGTCCTGCGGCAGTGTGGGGCGGTGTTCACCCGGATTTTGTTTTTTGTTTGGGTCTAGGTTACACTGTGATTCCGTTGCAGCATGATCGCCTCAGTTTGTTGGGGTGTGGTTGTTGTGTGCGAATGTTGTTTGAGAACTCAATAGCGTGATGAACCGAAACAGTGATTGTTGTTGTTTTTGACGTGATACACGGTGACGAAACGATGCATGGTTAGACTGTCCGGATGATGCTGCCTGCGTGCCCTTTGTGTGGTGCGTGGATCATACTGTGTGTGTGGTGATGGTGTGTGGTTGTGTGTGTTATCAGCATGTGGTCGCATTTCTGTTGTGGTGTTGTTTGTGGTGGTGTTTGTGTTTGTCTGATGGTCATGCCGGTCGTGTGGTAACTCGCACGGTGATGCCTGCCTATTGTTGGTGGGGTTGGTTTGAATTGTAATCATCATGTGTGCACGTTGTGTCGTGTGTGTGTGGTGTAGGACGTGTTTTGTTTTTGTGGTCATGGATGAGTCGATGATTGTTGTTTCAATTGTTTTTGTGTGTCGGTGAGGTCACCCCCGTGACTGTTTGAGCTGATGCATTTGATTTATTTTTTGATCAGTAGTTCTTATTTTTTTGGCCATGGTTTGTGGCTCTCTTTTTTGTTGAGTCTGTTGACTGGCTTTTATGGAGAGTTTGATCCTGGCTCAGGATGAACGCTGGCGGCGTGCTTAACACATGCAAGTCGAACGGAAAGGCCCTGCTTGCAGGGTACTCGAGTGGCGAACGGGTGAGTAACACGTGGGTGATCTGCCTCGTACTTCGGGATAAGCCTGGGAAACTGGGTCTAATACCGGATAGGACCGGCCTTTAGTGTGGTTGGTGGAAAGTTTTGTCGGTACGAGATGAGCCCGCGGCCTATCAGCTTGTTGGTGGGGTAATGGCCTACCAAGGCGACGACGGGTAGCCGGCCTGAGAGGGTGTACGGCCACAT containing:
- a CDS encoding ABC transporter permease, which translates into the protein MIKYLAKKVITWLVVIFLATNLTYFLASLFLDPRSNYVGRRPPLQPEEVNRLLEAQNLSPETPLLERWWTWLSGILFHWDWGNSPIGVPVNGEISYRIWVSAQLLLLATIISVVLGVAVGVYTASRQYKFGDRAWQGISIITMNTHVVVASIAVVAIALKINEASGKRIFYVTGAANPNIEGFFPKLVDTLQHLALPTISLIIISYAGYHMMQRSLLLDNLNADYVRTARAKGLTRGQAIRKHALRTSIIPVATSVAFSVPGIFTGAVMTERIFAWRGMGQYFIETISKNDIHGVVAVAAFGALMVAVSAILADLVVVALDPRVRVS